TCCTCTTCCCCTGGACCTCTCTGGAGGGGGTGTAGGAGAGCAGACCCAGGTTCTGGAGCTCAGTAAGGTAGTGCTGCTCTGAAAACAACACAGACCAAAAACCGCTAATTTACAACACAGTATACAGAGTCACACACATTTGCCACAATTAATCAATTCCGTAGGGATAATACTATACAGGCTTGGGGTCAATTCAGGAAGGGAATTAATTAATGGACAAATACATTAATACCAAATCCATACAAAAAACTTCACTTCCTGAAGTGACTTGACAAAACTGGTGAAATGAAAGAGCTGGATGGATGTAAAGTCTGGCCTTCCAGACGGACAGGAAGTGTTACCTTTGACCCGGGGGTCTCTCTTCTGCCTCCACTGGGGCAGCAAGGTGCTGATTCCGCGATGGCCGCGGTTCCAGAAGTGTTGCACGGCCAGGGCGATTCCTCGACACGAAAAGAAATGACCCAGACCGTGACTACAGAGGAGTGAGATAAAAACATTAAATACTGCTGTGTAGTATACTTGTTATTTGAATCATGAAAACAATAGCTGTTAGTTGGAGCATAGCATTACAACTAAAACAGCTGTGTTATTATGTAATGCAGGGGCCACACTGGTATGTCACTTTGTTGTTTCTACACTGCTTTCAGTGAAAGTGTTTACTAAATAacttaatgaatgaatgaataatctCAACATTTTGCCTGCTCTTCTACATTTTCCATCTTATTTTTAATCTTTTCGTCCTCTCACTTCTCTCATTCTCACCTCATGGCAACATTGCTCCCGTCGATGACCACCATCCTGAGTCCTGGGTCTCCTGGTTGGTCAGTCAGCTTGAGGTCAAAGGGCGTCTGTAGTCCTTCCAGGAAGCGCTGCTGCCCAGTCACTAAAGACCCTGCTGCCATGGGCGGGAGACCCCATATTTCAACAGCCGGGGTAGGGAGACCCTTTCTTGCTGGAACCTCTGCTGCTAGTGTAAGGAAACCCCGTTTCTCCTTCACTCTGGTTGCTGAGGAGTTATTCACAGTGAGGGTGGAGTCTAAGGTGGTCTGGGGTGGCTGCGTGAGAGGGTGAATGAGTTGATGGGGAAATAAGGGAAGGTTGGTGGGTTGTGGAGGTAGTGGGATGGGGTAGGTGGGCTGGGGAGGCCCTCTGACTAAAGGGGGGCTGGCTCGACGGGGGGTGTGTGTCTGGGCGGGTTGCGGTCGTGTCTGTGTGGGGTTCTTCTGGAGACCATGTGTCGGGAACGGAATCTGGTTCATCACAGCATTCCACTGAGCCAGatccggttcaaccctaactggGCCATCAATGGTTCGGTTTGGCACTTTCACTCCTCCTAACTCATCCGTTTTCCTTTCACTCATTCCTTTGGCACTCTTCCTTTCTACTTCTCGGTTTTCAGTAGTTGTGAATGGTTGTGCCGGTGCcttcctctctttacctctctccttctcagttTCCTCTTTTCTGCCCTTCATTTTCCGAACCTCTGAGACAACCTCATCCAACTCTCTTGGTTCGTCATGTACCCTGTCCTGGGATTTGGCTTCTGTCTCTCTGGTGCCCTCTCTCTGTAGCTCCAGGAGTAGCTGACGTATGGACAGTTcaggtaacatactgtatacttctGTTACCTTCTCCTCTGTGTACCCACAGTTGGCCGCAGCCCTCTTCAGCACCCCCAGTACAAAATCCTCCTCgttccccacctctcctcccttaCTGTCTCCTTCATCGCTCTCCctgcccccctcacctctccccctgTCTACCTCTGTTGAATCCTTGGACAAATCATCAGACAatcctccacccccccctctTCCCTTCTCCGCTCTTTGCTCTTCTCTAGCCCTCACCCCTTTTCCCAcgcctccctccatctccactctTTTATCTATACTGCTTCTCTTTCCTCTCACTTCTtcacctccactctcctccccctctctatgCTCTAGCTCCACAAGGCTGTTCATGGCCAGTCTGGTCCGGTCCTGCTCTTGTTGCACCAGGTCCAGGATCTGGGAAGCTTCTCTGGGTCTGGTCTGAGCTAGGACCCTCAGTACCACGTCTTCCGCATAGCCCATAGCTGTGAAGAACTTCAGAAGCAGGCCAAACTCCTCCTTGGTCCCTACTGACAACATCAtattcccttctccctcctctatctcctcctcctcttcccggTGTCCCTCCTCCTTTACCTCCTGTGGGGAATGCCCTTGTACCCCTTTTGCCCCCTCCGACCCCTCGGCTCGACCACGAATGTCTTCATTTTGGGGGAAAGAGTGGAAGATGGGATCTCGGGGGGATGCTTCGTTCCCAATCCCTCCTTGTGTCCCATATCTGCTTCCCTCTCTACCTTTTACAGGTGCGGTAGTGACCGTCTGTTGAGAAAACAGTCCAATATTCCGTAGACCAGGGTCTTGGTTGTGGTAGGAATGTTCGGAAGGTTTGGTCGTTGATTTGGTCATTGAAATCCCCTGTACTTCCTGTATGTCCCTTGCCTCTCCAGCTCTGGTCCCTATTCTGGTATCCATAAGTGTTAGTGCCTCTAATTCGAATTGACTGTCCCAtagtctctgtgtatcagtgtccATTAGACCCACTCTGTCTCTAGACCCCCCAAGACCAAGGTTCAAGCCCAGCCCTGGAATGGGGTTTGAGCCCAGCCCTGGACCGGGATTTAAACCCCCATGACCTGGGTTTGAACCCCCATGACCCGGGTTCAAGCCCCCGGGACCAGGGTTAGATCCCAGCCCAGATTCCCTTACCAGATCCAGTAAAGTCTCCTTCACTGCTCCCGGTAGCACTAGCAGGTCCAGAGTGTGCCTGTCATCCCATCTCTCCACCAGGGACTTGAAGGCCCGACGGGAATCCAGGGTCTCGCCTGCTGCCCTGTCCCTAGGCTCGCTGAGTCGTCCCTGGGTGCCCTTGGAGCGCTCCACAAGGTCTGTGATCAGGGAGTAGGCCCTGACCACTGGTTCTGCCAGACCTGAGATGAGCAGGATGCCTGGGGAAACCACCTGAAGGAAGGAACATTTGAAAAAAACTTTAGTCTTATCTCTCAATGACTAAAGAGACTCAAACCCACaacctccttcctctcctctaatGTGCATTTCCTTCTTTCATTATCCATCTATccatttgattgtgtgtgtgtgtgtgtgtgtgtgtgtgtgtgtgtgtgtgtgtgtgtgtgtgtgtgtgtgtgtgtgtgtgtgtgtgtgtgtgtgtgtgtgagagagcataCACTTGTCTGTATGCCTGCATTTGTGTTTGCGCCTGGGAGCGAGCATGTGTATGCTTACCACTATGCGAGCAGAGGTGTTTCTGATCAGGCAGTCCATGAACAGCCCCCGTGCTCCACAGAACACACAGTGAAGGACCCCTGGATACGGAACCTCCTGCGGGGCCTCCTGGTTCACAACTCCCTTAACAAAcaactggaggagagagggaacgtAAGCAacttccacacagaccatccgctggcatggcgcagtgctatattaacacactacCCCTCTGTCAAGAGGGGGGGAGGTGTTAGCGATGGGTGGAAACTCAGGACACTAGACAACAAGGATTCTTAGTCAGCCAGTGTTAAGTCTGGAACAGTATTGGTACAGGGCAACCCCAAACAGTTCAGCTGGATCAAAGAGGTAGCGCAGCAGGAGAAGCTCACCCTTGAGAAAGACTCCTCCACCTCGAGCGTAAGCCACAGATTGTACCTCTTATGGACTCAAACaggaaatatatacaagaaaatcTACTTTTCCCCAAACACAGtctctaaactctggtgtccagaCACCCCCCCCATGCCCACATCCCACATACGCCCCTTCAGATCAGACCTATGGCCCTCCTGCCTACCCCATGGCCCCCACTCTCGCAAGGAGGGCCTCAACATGAAAgtcacacatacagtgagggaaaaaagtatttgatcccctgctgattttgtacgtttgcccactgacaaagaaatgatcagtctataattttaatggtaggtttatttgaacagtgagagacagaataacaacaaaaaaatccagaaaaacgcatgtcaaaaatgttataaattgatttgcattttaatgagggaaataagtttttgaccccctctcaatcagaaagatttctggctcccaggtgtcttttatacaggtaacgagctgagaataggagcacactcttaaagggagtgctcctaatctcagtttgttacctgtataaaagacacctgtccacagaagcaatcaatcaatcagattccaaactctccaccatggccaagaccaaagagctctccaaggatgtcagggacaagattgtagacctacacaaggctggattgggctacaataccatcgccaagcagcttggtgagaaggtgacaacagttggtgcgattattcgcaaatggaagaaacacaaaataactctccctcggcctggggctccattcaagatctcacctcgtggagttgcaattatcatgagaacggtgaggaatcagcccagaactacacgggaggatcttgtcaatgatctcaaggcagctgggaccatagtcaccaagaaaacaattggtaacacactacgccatgaaggactgaaatcctgcagcgctcgcaacgtccccctgctcaagaaagcacatatacatgcccgtctgaagtttgccaaagaacatctgaatgattcagaggacaactgggtgaaagtgttgtggtcagatgagaccaaaatggagctctttggcatcaactcaactcgccgtgtttggaggaggaggaatgctgcctatgaccccaagaacgccatcccaccatcaaacatggaggtggaaacattatgctttgggggtgtttttctgctagggggacaggacaacttcactgcatgaAAGGGACGAtgggacggggccatgtaccgtcaaatcttgggtg
The DNA window shown above is from Salmo trutta chromosome 8, fSalTru1.1, whole genome shotgun sequence and carries:
- the LOC115198538 gene encoding protein KHNYN isoform X2, which codes for MASALSHLSPVSGREREGWIDGGGGGEDQVEDEFACSGALRGALLSFHPSLERIFGVSFMIGREEDAVLPHDGQIWLKLKGGRKDVVAAKLFVKGVVNQEAPQEVPYPGVLHCVFCGARGLFMDCLIRNTSARIVVVSPGILLISGLAEPVVRAYSLITDLVERSKGTQGRLSEPRDRAAGETLDSRRAFKSLVERWDDRHTLDLLVLPGAVKETLLDLVRESGLGSNPGPGGLNPGHGGSNPGHGGLNPGPGLGSNPIPGLGLNLGLGGSRDRVGLMDTDTQRLWDSQFELEALTLMDTRIGTRAGEARDIQEVQGISMTKSTTKPSEHSYHNQDPGLRNIGLFSQQTVTTAPVKGREGSRYGTQGGIGNEASPRDPIFHSFPQNEDIRGRAEGSEGAKGVQGHSPQEVKEEGHREEEEEIEEGEGNMMLSVGTKEEFGLLLKFFTAMGYAEDVVLRVLAQTRPREASQILDLVQQEQDRTRLAMNSLVELEHREGEESGGEEVRGKRSSIDKRVEMEGGVGKGVRAREEQRAEKGRGGGGGLSDDLSKDSTEVDRGRGEGGRESDEGDSKGGEVGNEEDFVLGVLKRAAANCGYTEEKVTEVYSMLPELSIRQLLLELQREGTRETEAKSQDRVHDEPRELDEVVSEVRKMKGRKEETEKERGKERKAPAQPFTTTENREVERKSAKGMSERKTDELGGVKVPNRTIDGPVRVEPDLAQWNAVMNQIPFPTHGLQKNPTQTRPQPAQTHTPRRASPPLVRGPPQPTYPIPLPPQPTNLPLFPHQLIHPLTQPPQTTLDSTLTVNNSSATRVKEKRGFLTLAAEVPARKGLPTPAVEIWGLPPMAAGSLVTGQQRFLEGLQTPFDLKLTDQPGDPGLRMVVIDGSNVAMSHGLGHFFSCRGIALAVQHFWNRGHRGISTLLPQWRQKRDPRVKEQHYLTELQNLGLLSYTPSREVQGKRINSYDDRVMLQLAERTDGVIVTNDNLRDLLDESPVWMDIIKKRAHL
- the LOC115198538 gene encoding protein KHNYN isoform X1; translation: MASALSHLSPVSGREREGWIDGGGGGEDQVEDEFACSGALRGALLSFHPSLERIFGVSFMIGREEDAVLPHDGQIWLKLKGGRKDVVAAKLFVKGVVNQEAPQEVPYPGVLHCVFCGARGLFMDCLIRNTSARIVVVSPGILLISGLAEPVVRAYSLITDLVERSKGTQGRLSEPRDRAAGETLDSRRAFKSLVERWDDRHTLDLLVLPGAVKETLLDLVRESGLGSNPGPGGLNPGHGGSNPGHGGLNPGPGLGSNPIPGLGLNLGLGGSRDRVGLMDTDTQRLWDSQFELEALTLMDTRIGTRAGEARDIQEVQGISMTKSTTKPSEHSYHNQDPGLRNIGLFSQQTVTTAPVKGREGSRYGTQGGIGNEASPRDPIFHSFPQNEDIRGRAEGSEGAKGVQGHSPQEVKEEGHREEEEEIEEGEGNMMLSVGTKEEFGLLLKFFTAMGYAEDVVLRVLAQTRPREASQILDLVQQEQDRTRLAMNSLVELEHREGEESGGEEVRGKRSSIDKRVEMEGGVGKGVRAREEQRAEKGRGGGGGLSDDLSKDSTEVDRGRGEGGRESDEGDSKGGEVGNEEDFVLGVLKRAAANCGYTEEKVTEVYSMLPELSIRQLLLELQREGTRETEAKSQDRVHDEPRELDEVVSEVRKMKGRKEETEKERGKERKAPAQPFTTTENREVERKSAKGMSERKTDELGGVKVPNRTIDGPVRVEPDLAQWNAVMNQIPFPTHGLQKNPTQTRPQPAQTHTPRRASPPLVRGPPQPTYPIPLPPQPTNLPLFPHQLIHPLTQPPQTTLDSTLTVNNSSATRVKEKRGFLTLAAEVPARKGLPTPAVEIWGLPPMAAGSLVTGQQRFLEGLQTPFDLKLTDQPGDPGLRMVVIDGSNVAMSHGLGHFFSCRGIALAVQHFWNRGHRGISTLLPQWRQKRDPRVKEQHYLTELQNLGLLSYTPSREVQGKRINSYDDRVMLQLAERTDGVIVTNDNLRDLLDESPVWMDIIKKRLLQYTFVGDHFMVPDDPLGREGPHLDDFLRSLHRTPVPGSHSFAGIASTTIPQAPRAQTEVLKFRDRTPGVGVEPESSQAQSRRKRKGQAKAGHSSPGMGLGLDMERSAAETSRLREKLSQVFPGQDSIVTLVLQCNPTVTDINSLSHFMLQQQMESEQGGED